The proteins below come from a single Stomoxys calcitrans chromosome 1, idStoCalc2.1, whole genome shotgun sequence genomic window:
- the LOC106091336 gene encoding uncharacterized protein LOC106091336: MVLTNELSQKVIIAAFLVSFVLVIGSIYLHLQQKHHLGRLNIGDDRIQPTKGVVTLSRDDVLFVPPLVQRAQPSNAIEESRQIIENIEADYSASNSREDYIEAITYPNDDPSSITLTTTKSTESYVMDNDYNAPRFDYPSSESDDYNLNLGVTKNVLNDSCLRCLCKTLNECRPVTCSLYDPCGIYGISISYWMDGGQQLTMDNFNDFDEEDPEKIDYLRCANDDRCAADTVRGYIKRFQRDCNNDGVIDCTDHIALHILGPTGCLNKQLSFLHKLRMSSCIN; this comes from the exons ATGGTGCTGACAAATGAACTCAGTCAAAAAGTTATTATAGCGGCCTTTCTGGTTTCGTTCGTTCTAGTGATCGGTTCGATATATCTGCACTTGCAGCAAAAACACCATTTAGGACGCCTTAATATCGGCGATGATCGTATACAACCAACCAAAGGTGTTG taACTCTTTCTAGGGATGATGTTTTGTTTGTGCCTCCACTTGTGCAACGGGCACAACCGTCCAATGCCATAGAAGAGTCTCGACAAATCATAGAGAATATCGAAGCCGACTACAGTGCTTCCAATAGCAGAGAAGATTACATTGAAGCGATAACCTATCCTAATGACGATCCTTCGTCCATCACTTTGACCACCACCAAATCAACAGAATCCTATGTAATGGACAATGACTATAATGCTCCCAGATTTGACTACCCATCTTCGGAGAGTGATGACTACAATCTGAACTTGGGAGtgacaaaaaatgttttgaatgACAGTTGTTTACGATGCCTATGCAAAACCCTCAATGAATGCCGGCCAGTAACATGCTCCCTATATGATCCATGTGGGATTTATGGTATAAGCATATCATATTGGATGGATGGAGGTCAACAACTTACCATGGACAATTTCAACGATTTCGATGAAGAGGACCCTGAAAAAATTG ATTATCTCCGTTGTGCTAATGATGACAGATGTGCGGCTGACACTGTTCGAGGCTACATAAAACGCTTCCAAAGGGATTGTAACAATGATGGCGTAATCGATTGCACCGACCACATTGCCCTGCACATACTAGGACCAACGGGATGTTTAAACAAGCAACTTTCATTTTTACACAAACTGAGAATGAGTTCTTGCATCAATTGA